Within the Magnetospirillum sp. ME-1 genome, the region CCGATCTGGGCCTGGACGGTTTCGATCCCCTGGATTGCGTGCCGGGCGAATCCTGGACCGGCCCCCGCCCCGCCGCCCTGGACGGTGCCGATCCCTGGCGCAGCCAGGGCGACGCGGTGGAGCGGCTGGAAGCCTTGTCCCGCGCCCTGATCGCCGGGGAACGCCAGCCCCAGCCCGGCTGGGCGAGGACGATTCCGGTACTGCAATGGATCGAGGGGACTCTGCGGCCCATGGTGGAATCCTGCGGCGCGTCCGAGATCGAAGGGCTGTTGAAGGGCCTGGCCGGGCGTTTCGTCCCCCCCGGTCCCTCCGGCGCGCCCACCAGGGGGCGGCCCGACGTGCTGCCCACCGGGCGCAACTTCTATTCCGTCGACACCCGCGCTGTCCCCACCCCCGCCGCCTGGAGCCTGGGGTGGAAGTCGGCGCAGCTGCTGCTCGAGCGCCACCTGCAGGAGCATGGCGACTGGCCCAGGGCCCTGGCGCTCACCGCCTGGGGCACCTCCAACATGCGCACGGGCGGCGACGACATCGCTCAAGGGTTGGCCCTGATGGGGGCGAAGCCCCGCTGGGACGTGGGCTCCAACCGGGTGGCGGGCTTCGAGATCCTGCCGGCTTCCGTCTTGGACCGCCCCCGAATCGATGTGACGCTCAGGGTGTCGGGCTTCTTCCGCGACGCCTTCCCCGGCCTGATCGATTTGTTCGACTCCGCGGCCCGCGCCGTGGCCGATCTGGATGAGCCCGCCGACATCAACCCGCTGGCGGCCCGCGTCCAGGCCGAGCGCGCCCGGCTCGAAGCCCAAGGCGCCAGCCCGGAACAGGCGGCCCGCCAGGCCGGTTTCCGGGTGTTCGGCTCCATGCCGGGGGCTTACGGGGCCGGGCTGCAGGCCCTGATCGACGAGAAGGGCTGGACCACCCGGGCCGATCTGGCCGAATCCTATATCGCCTGGGGCGGCTGGGCCTATGGCGCGGGGTCGGAGGGCGAAGCCGGCCACACCCTGTTCCGCGACCGCCTCGCCAAGGTCGAGGCAGTGGTGCAGAACCAGGACAACCGCGAGCACGACCTGCTGGATTCCGACGATTACTACCAGTTCGAGGGCGGGTTGGCGGCGGCGGTGGAGACCGCCTCGGGCAAGGCGCCCACCATCTACCACGCCGATCATTCCCGCCCCGAAACACCCCGCATCCGTACGCTCGACGACGAGATCGCCCGGGTGGTGCGCGCTCGGGTGGTCAATCCCAAATGGATCAAGGGCGTGATGCGCCACGGCTACAAGGGCGCCTTCGAGATGGCGGCCGGCGTCGATTACCTGTTCGCCTTCGCCGCCACCACGCGGGCGGTCAAGGATCACCATTTCGATCTGGTGGCCGAGGCCTATCTGGGCGACGAAATGGTGCTGGACTTCCTCAAGGCCAACAATCCCGCCGCCCTGGCCGAGATCCGCGCCCGCCTGAACGAGGCCATCGAGCGCGGCCTGTGGCATCCCAGGCGCAACTCCACTCACCGATTGCTGGAGCCCGACCCGCCATGCTGAGCCCCCGCGCCCTGATCCTCGCCGCCCTGGCCTTCGCCGGCACCGTCGGCGGCTATCTGCTGTCGCGGGGAATGCTTCCCTGGCCCAAGGGGTAAATGTCGTGTCAGATGGAAGAGAGCTTGGCTGGGGCGCCAGGATTCGAACCTGGGAATGCCGGTACCAAAAACCGGTGCCTTACCGCTTGGCGACGCCCCACCAGCGCGGGCCGGCACCATAGCCCGACCCGCGACGAGTTTCAACGCCCCAGCAAGGGGGCGGGAGCCACCCACCAGGCGGGATGGGCGGCGGCCACGCGGGCGGCGGCGGCGCGGGCCTGGGCTTGGCCGCCATAGAGACCGAAACAGGTGGCGCCCGAGCCCGACATGCGGGGCAACAGGCAATCGGCGGTGGCGGCGATGGCGGCCAGCACCTCGCCCACCACCGGTTCGATGAGGATGGCCGGCGGCGTCAGGTCGTTGCGCCGCGCCGCCAGGGCCTGGGCCAGCGCCTGGGCGTCGGAGGGCGCGGCGGTCAGGGGGTCGGCCTCGGAGAACGGGCCGGTACGGGCCTTGAACACCGGCGGCGTGTGCAGCGGCACCATGGGATTGACCAGCAGCAGCCAGGCGGGCGGCAAAGCGGGGGCGGGTTCCAGCACTTCGCCCACCCCCATCATGCGCATGGGCTTGCCCGCCAGGCAGACCGGCACGTCGGCCCCGATGGACAGCGCGAGCGTGTTGAGAGCCTCGGGCGACAGTGACACGTCCCACAGCCGCATCAGACCTTTGAGCGCGGCCGCCGCGTCGGCGGAACCGCCGCCGATGCCAGCGGCCACCGGCAGACGCTTGGTCAGGCGTATGGCGGCGCCCTTGTTCACTCCAGCCGCATCAGCCAGCAGACGGGCGGCCTTGATGACGATGTTCTCGCCCTCGGGAATCTGGCCGGCGGTGGGGCCGGTCACCTCGAGGCGCAGCGTGTCGGCGGGGGCGAAGTCCAGGGTGTCGCCCATTCCGGCGAAGGCCACCAGCGAATCCAGCAGGTGATAGCCGTCGTCGCGCTTGCCGACCACGTGGAGGGTCAGGTTGATCTTGGCCGGGGCCTCGACCGAGAAGCTGGTCATGGTCGTCCTGTCGTCTATTTCTTCGGAGTGGCGGGCAGCCGCCCGGTGGAGATCTTGGCCTTCAGGGGCTCGATCTGCTCGGGCTCGGGGTCGAGGCCCATGGCCCGCTGCCACTGGAAGCGGGCCTCGGTGTCGCGGCCCACCTGCCAGAAGGCGTCGCCCAGATGCTCGTTGATGGTGGGGTCCTCGGGCTTCAGCTCGGAGGCGCGCTCCAGATGCTTCACCGCCGCCTGGAACTCGCCCATGCGGTACAGTGCCCAACCGAGCGAATCGACGATGGCGCCGTCATTGGGGCGCAGCTCCACGGCGCGCTCGATCAGCTTGCGGCCCTTTTCCACGTTGATGCCCTGATCGACCCAGGTATAGCCCAGGTAGTTGAGCACGTCGGGCTGGTCGGGATTGAGGCGCAGCGCCTCGAGCATGTCGGGCTCGGCCTTGTTCCATTGCTTGGCCCGTTCGTAGGCGATGCCGCGGGCATAGAACAGCGACCAGTTGCGCGCCTCCCGGGTCCCGCCGGCGCGGGCCAGGGCGCCGCCATAGGCCTCGGCCGCCTCGCCATAGCGCTTCTGGCGGCGGAGCACGTCGCCCAGCGTCACCAGCGCCTCGTAGGATTCGGGCCATTGGGCCGCCAGGGCCTTCAGCTCGGCGATGGCGGCGTCGGTCTGCTTCAGCTCGTCCAGATTGACCGCCAGCTTCAGCCGCGCGAAGGTTCCCGGCTGGCTGGAGCGGTTCATGGCGCGGTAAACGGCATTCGCCTCCTCCAGCCGTCCCTGCGCCCCCATGGCATCGGCCAGCAGCAGCTGGGCCAGGGGGAAATCGGGCCGGAGGCTGAGCGCCAGGCGCGTGAAGACCAGCGACAGTTCCTGGGCATTGCCCTGGCGCACCAGCGAGGCGGTGTCGAACAGCGCCTCGGCCAGGCCGTCATTGGCGGACTCGACCACGCGGGGCAGATTGGAGCCCGCACCCAGCTGGCGGCTTCCGTCCAGCAGCGAGCGGTCCCCATGCTCGGCGAGATAGCGCTCGTACAGCGCCTTGGCCTCGTCCATGCGTCCGGCCCGCTGGTACCAGGTGCCCGCCGCCTCGACGGTCCGCACGCTGGTCTGGTTGAGCAGCGCCGCCTTGAAATGGGATTCGGCCAGATCGGGGCGTGCGGCGAGGTCGCCCATCAGCCCAGCATGGTATTCCCAGATGGGAGCGAAGCCGGCGGTGTCGGCCCGGGGCGCCAGGGTGGCGAGGCCATCGTCGAACTTGCCCTGTCCGGCCCGGCTCCAGGCGGTGAGCAGGGGGCCGAGAAAGCCGTTGATGCCCTTGGCCGGCAGGGCGGCGAAACGCTTCTCCGCCAGATCATGGCGCCCGGACCGCGCCTCCTGCACGCCCATCACCAGGATGGGCAGCGGGGAATCGTCGTCGATGACCAGCAGGCGCTGGGCGATGGCCCCGGCCTCGTCCAGGCGTCCCTCGGCCAGCAGCAGGGCGAAGCTGCGTTGCTGGATGTCGATGTTGTCGGGGTCGCGCCTTGCGGCGGCGCTGTAATATTCGGCGGCGGCGCGGGTGTCGCCGCGCGCATGGGCGTAGCGCCCGGCGAGATAGGCCCCCAGACCCGTCTCGTTGCCCGCTATGTGCATCTTGCCGTTGCCGGAGGCATCGGGCCGCGGGGCACAGGCCGCCAGACCGGCCCCGACCACCGCCGCCATCACCACAATCCCGAACCGCTTCACGCCCAACACCTTCCCTTGTTCAGGCGAGCCGAAGAACGGCTCGCCTTATCGCCCTCAGTCGCCGGGCGCTGCGCTTGGCTTTCTCGGCATAAGCCGAGGCGGGCCTTGCCCTTGCCGCCCCTTGGGCCGCCTGCGCGGCCCAAGGGGCGGATCAAAGAACTCGGGGCGTCCGCTTCGAACAGACGCCCCGGATACTCTTACATGTTGGGATAGTTCGGTCCACCGCCACCTTCGGGAACCACCCAATTGATATTCTGGGTGGGGTCCTTGATGTCGCAGGTCTTGCAGTGCAGGCAGTTCTGCGCGTTGATCTGCAGGCGGGGATTGGAGCCGTCGTCGTTCCTGACGATCTCGTAGACGCCGGCCGGGCAGTAGCGCTGCTCGGGCGCGTCGTAATGCTCGAGATTGATGGCGATGGGCACCGCCGCGTCGCGGAGCTTCAGGTGGGCCGGCTGGTTCTCCTCGTGGTTGGTGGACGAGATGAACACCGAGCTCAGCTTGTCGAAGCTCACCACCCCGTCGGGCTTGGGATAGTTGATCTTCGGGCATTCCGACGCCTTCTTCAGCGCCAGGTGGTCGGGCTGGTGGTGCAGGGTCCAGGGCATCTTGCCCTTGAACACATAGGTCTCCAGCGCCGAATAGGCGATGCCGCCCCACAGGCCCCAGTGGAAGCTGGGACGGATGTTCCTGACCTCGTGCAATTCCTTCCACAGCCAGGACTGCTTCAGGTGCTCGGGATAGGTGGCCACCTCGTTGGAGCCGCCCTCATGGGCCAGGGCCTCGGCCACCGCCTCGGCCGCCACCATGGCCGACTTCATGGCGGTGTGGGTGCCCTTGATCTTCGGCACATTCAGGAAGCCCGCCGTGTCGCCCACCAGCACGCCGCCGGGGAAGGAGAGCTTGGGGATGGACTGGAAGCCGCCTTCCGACAGGGCGCGCGCGCCGTACGACACCCGGCGGCCACCCTCGAAGATGGGACGGATGGCCGGATGGGTCTTGAAGCGCTGGAACTCGTCGAAGGGCGACAGGTGCGGATTGGCGTAGTCGAGGCCGACCACGAAACCCACCGCCACCTGGTTGTTCTCCAGGTGATAGAGGAACGAGCCGCCATAGGTTTGGGTGTCCAAGGGCCAGCCGACGGTGTGGATGATGGTGCCGGCCTTGTGCTTGGCCGGATCGATCTCCCACAGCTCCTTGATGCCGATGCCGTAGGTCTGGTCCTCGCAATCCTTGCGGAGATCAAAGCGCTCGAACAGCGTCTTGGTGAGGCTGCCGCGGCAGCCTTCGGCGAAGATGGTCTGGCGCGCCCACAGCTCGACGCCGGGCGTGTGGTTGTGGGTGGGCTGGCCGTCCTTAGCAATCCCCATGTCGCCGGTGGCGACGCCCTTGACCGAGCCGTCCTCGTTGTAAAGGACCTCGGCGGCGGCGAAGCCGGCGAAGATCTCCACGCCCAGCGCCTCGGCTTGGGCGCCCAGCCAGCGGGTGAAGTTGCCGAGGCTGACGATGTAATTGCCGTGGTTGTTCATCTGCGGCGGCGTCATCAGGCGGATGGCCTTGGACTCCGTCAGGAACATGAAGCGGTCGTCGGAGGCCGGAGTCAGCAACGGGGCGTCGCGCTCCTTCCAGTCCGGAAACAGCTCGGCCAGCGAGCGGGTCTCGATCACCGCACCCGACAGGATGTGGGCGCCGATCTCGGAGCCCTTCTCCAGAACGCAGACATTGAGGTCGGCGTTGATCTGCTTCAGCCGGATGGCAGCACTCAGGCCCGAAGGCCCGCCGCCCACCACCACGACATCGAATTCCATGGATTCACGTTCCATAACGCTCACAACTCCCCTTGCGCCACCCGTTCCACCGGTCGACGCCCGACACGGACTTGGGTGCCTCTATAGCACAGCGAGTGGGATCGATTCGATTCCTTATGGGGGTGTTTAAGGAAAGAATGTGTCTCAAATATTTCCCCGCGTTTCGCCGGGGCTGCTAAAATCGCCGCCATGACCACACTTTCCGCCGATCTCCACCCCTATGACATCCTGCGCTGGTACCTGGAGGCCGGCGTGGACGAGACCATGGGCGAAGAGCCGGTGGACCGCTACGCCGCCACCCGCCGGGCGGCGGAAAGCCGCGCCGCCGCGCCGCCGCCGCAACCGCAGCAGCGCCACGCGCCGCAGCCCGAACCCGTCCGTACGGCACCCGCCGCCGTCTCCAATTCCCCCCTGCCCGGCACCGCCGCCCATCTGGCCGCCGAATGCCGCGACCTGCAGGCACTGCGCCACGCCATGGAGGGGTTCGAGGGGCTGCCGCTCAAGCAGGCGGCCAGTTCCACCGTGTTCGGCGACGGCAACCCGCAAGCCGCCGTGATGTGCATCGGCGAGGCGCCGGGCCAGGAGGAGGACCGGCGCGGCCTGCCCTTCGTCGGCGCCAGCGGCAAGCTGCTCGACCGCATGCTGGCCTCCATCGGGCTGGACCGCACCACCTGCTACATCACCAACGTGGTGCCCTGGCGCCCGCCGGCCAACCGCAAGCCCACCCCCGACGAGGTGGCGGTGTGCATGCCCTTCCTCACCCGCCATATCGAACTGGTGGACCCCCAGGTGCTGATCCTGCTGGGCGGCGCGTCGGCCTCGGCGGTGCTGGCCAAGGCCGACGGCATCAACCGCCTGCGCGGCCGCTGGTTCGAGTTCAACTCGCCGGGCCTGCCGCGCCCCGTTCCGGCGCTCGCCACCTTCCATCCCGCCTACCTGCTGCGCACCCCCGAAGCCAAGCGCGACGCCTGGCGCGACCTCTTGATGATCCGGCGCAGGATGGATGCGGCGCGGCATTGATTTTCCCAAGTTGCACACGCCCCATAGCGCCCTATATAACGCCGGTGGGCCGAAACTGGTGCGGCCCGGCAATTGATGGATTTCAACCCGGATGGGGATTCCGGGGCGGCTGCCGAACAGGTTTGGGGCCGCCGGGATCTGCCGAACTTAGATGAGGACAGTCATGAGCAAGGTTATCGGCATCGACCTGGGCACCACGAATTCGTGCGTCGCCGTGATGGAAGGCAAGACCGCCAAGGTCATCGAGAACGCCGAGGGCATGCGGACCACCCCGTCCATGACCGCGTTCACCGAATCGGGCGAGCGTCTGGTCGGGCAGCCGGCCAAGCGCCAGGCGGTGACCAATCCCACCAACACCCTGTTCGCCATCAAGCGCCTGATCGGCCGTCGCTTCGACGACCCGATCACCAAGAAGGACATGAACCTGGTCCCCTACCACATCGTGGCGGGCGACAACGGCGACGCCTGGGTGGAATCCCGCGATTCCAAGTACAGCCCCAGCCAGGTGTCGGCCTTCATCCTGCAGAAGATGAAGGAAACCGCCGAGGGCTATCTGGGCGAGAAGGTCACCCAGGCGGTGATCACCGTCCCGGCCTATTTCAACGACGCCCAGCGCCAGGCCACCAAGGACGCCGGCCGCATCGCCGGCCTGGAAGTGCTGCGCATCATCAACGAGCCGACCGCGGCCGCCCTGGCCTACGGCCTGGAGAAGAAGGGCGCCGGCACCATCGCCGTGTATGACCTGGGCGGCGGCACCTTCGACGTATCGGTGCTGGAAATCGGCGACGGCGTGTTCGAGGTGAAGTCCACCAACGGCGACACCTTCCTGGGTGGCGAGGACTTCGACGCCCGTATCATCGACTATCTCGCCGACGAGTTCAAAAAGGAGCAGGGTATCGACCTGCGCAAGGACCGTCTGGCCCTGCAGCGCCTGAAGGAAGCCGCGGAAAAGGCCAAGATCGAGCTGTCGTCCTCCATGCAGACCGAGGTGAACCTGCCGTTCATCACCGCCGATGCCTCGGGACCCAAGCACCTCAACATCAAGCTGACCCGCTCCAAGCTGGAAGCCCTGGTGGAAGACCTGGTCGCCCGCACCATCGAGCCCTGCAAGGCGGCGCTCAAGGACGCTGGCGTCAAGGCCAGCGAGATCGACGAGGTGATCCTGGTGGGCGGCATGACCCGCATGCCGAAGATCCAGGAAGTGGTGAAGGAATTCTTCGGCCGCGAGCCCCACAAGGGCGTCAACCCCGATGAAGTGGTGGCCATCGGCGCCGCCATCCAGGGCGGCGTGCTGAAGGGCGAGGTCAAGGACGTCCTGCTGCTCGACGTCACGCCCCTGTCGCTCGGCATCGAGACCCTGGGCGGCGTGTTCACCCGCCTGATCGACCGCAACACCACCATCCCCACCCGCAAGTCCCAGGTGTTCTCCACCGCCGAGGACAACCAGACCGCCGTGACCATCCGGGTCTTCCAGGGCGAGCGCGAGATGGCCGCCGACAACAAGATCCTCGGCCAGTTCGATCTGGTGGGCATCCCGCCCGCGCCGCGCGGCGTGCCGCAGGTGGAAGTCACCTTCGACATCGACGCCAACGGCCTGGTCAACGTCTCGGCCAAGGACAAGGCCACCGGCAAGGAACAGCAGATTCGCATCCAGGCCTCGGGCGGCCTGTCGGATTCCGACATCGAGAAGATGGTCAAGGAAGCCGAGGCCCATGCCGCCGAGGACAAGAAGCGCAAGGAGCTGATCGAGGCCAAGAACCACGCCGACGGCCTGATCCACACCACCGAGAAGAGCCTGAAGGAATTCGGCGACAAGGCCGGGGCCGAACTCACCGGCGCCATCGAGAAGGACATCGCCGCCCTCAAATCCGCCATGGAAGGCGACGATGTCGAGGCCATCAAGTCCAAGACCGAGACCCTGATGCAGACCTCCATGAAGCTGGGCGAAGCCATGTACAAGGCCCAGGAAGCGGCCGGCGGCGCCGATGCCGGAGCGGCCGGTGGTCAAGGTGCCCAGGGCGGCTCCGCCTCGGGCGACGACAAGGTGGTCGACGCCGACTTCGAGGAAGTCGACGGCGACAAGAAGGGCAAGTAACGGATCCGCACCAGACCCTCTCCCGCATGCGGGAGAGGGAGGGGCCCAAGCCGGAGGCTTGGGAGGGTGAGGGCCGGAACCGGCGGAATGGCGTAATGCCTGTCCCGCCCGCACCGCCCGCACCTTCTCCCGCGAACGGGCGAGGGTTGGGGTAGGAAAGCCATGAGCAAGCAGGATTATTACGAACTTCTGGGCGTCGAGAAGGGCGCTTCCGGGGACGACATCAAGAAGGCCTATCGCAAGCTGGCCATGCAGTTCCACCCGGACCGCAATCCCGGCAACGCCGACGCCGAGCAGAAGTTCAAGGAAATCAACGAAGCCTATGACGTCCTGAAGGACGAGCAGAAGCGCGCCGCCTACGACCGCTTCGGCCATGCCGCCTTCGAACAGGGCGGCGGCGGCCCCGGCGGGTTCGGCGGCGGCGGCTTCGGAGGCTTCGGCGGCGGCGGCTTCTCCGACATCTTCGACGAGATGTTCGGCGAGTTCATGGGCGGCGGACGGCGTGGCCAGGCCTCGGGCCGCGGCGCGGATCTGCGCTACAACATGGACATCAGCCTGGAAGACGCCTTCGCCGGCAAGTCGGCCACCATCAAAGTGCCGTCCAGCGCCCCTTGCGAGGATTGCAAGGGCACCGGCGGCAAGGACGGCGCCCAGCCGGTCACCTGCTCGGGCTGCAACGGCCACGGCAAGGTCCGCCAGCAGCAGGGCTTCTTCACCATCGAACGCACCTGCCCCACCTGCCAGGGCATGGGCAAGATCATCAAGGACCCCTGCCGGTCCTGCGGCGGCTCGGGCCGCACCCGCAAGGAAAAGACCCTGTCGGTCAACATCCCGGCCGGCGTCGAGGACGGCACCCGCATCCGCCTGGCCGGCGAGGGCGAGGCCGGAATGCGCGGCGCGCCTTCGGGCGATCTCTACATCTTCCTGTCCATCGCGGCGCACCGCATCTTCCAGCGCGACGGCGCCAACATCTTCTGCCGCGTGCCCATCCCCATGACCACGGCGGCGCTGGGCGGCACCATCGAGGTGCCCGCCATCGACGGCTCCAAGGCCAAGGTCACCATCCCCGAAGGCACCCAGTCCGGCAACCAGTTCCGCCTGAAGAACAAGGGCATGAGCGTGCTGCGCTCTCCGGCCCGCGGCGACATGTTCATCCAGGCGGTGGTGGAAACCCCCGTCAACCTGACCAAGCGCCAAAAGGAACTGCTCGCCGAATTCAACGAGGCCGGCGAAGGCGAAAAGGCCAAGAACTCTCCCGAGAGCCAGGGCTTCTTCGCCAAGGTCAAGGAACTGTGGGAAGATCTGAAGGAGGGGTGACGCCCCGTCTTCCGTGAGCATGAAATCGAAGGGGGGCTTGCAAGCCCCCCTTCCGCTTCGTGGTCTACAGGCTGTCGCCGAAATCCTTGCGGAACTTGGCGACCAGTTTGGCCTGCCAGCCGCTGGTGGCTTCCAGCTTGCCGAAGAAGAAGCGCAGCATGCTGGGCTCTTCCACGAACTTCAGGCCGCCGATCAGATCGCGGTTCTGGTACAGCCAGACGATGCGGTCCACCGCGTATTTCAGCTGGGACAGGGTGAAGACGCGGCGCGGCACGGCGAGGCGCAGCAATTCCATGTTGGAATAGACCTCGCTGCCGTCCTCGTTGCGCTGTTCCGAGATGGAGCCGCGCTCCATGCCGCGCACGCCGCTGACCAGGTACAGGGCCGAGGCCAGGGCGCCGGCCGGGTATTCGGTCTGGGGCACGTGCGGCAGGAAGGCCATGGCGTCCAGGTGACAGCCCAGGCCGCCGGCCGGGGTGATCACCGGCACGCCCTGGCGGGCCAGGTCGTTGACCATGTATTCGATGAATTGCGGTCCCTGGGAGATCATGTCCTCGTCCATGGTCTCTTCCAGGCCGACGGTCAGGGCCTCGATCTCGCGGATGGACATGCCGCCATAGGTCAGGAAGCCCTCGTACAGGGTGACCAATTCGCGCATCTTCATGAAGGCGTCGCGGCTGTTGGTGCAGATGCCGCCGCCGCGCGCGCAGCCCAGCTTGCGGGCCGAGAAGTAGATGATGTCGGTCAGGCCGGCGATGGCCTTGGTGATGTCGCGCACCGACATGCCCCGGCATTCGGCCTCGCGGTCCTTGATGAAGTGCAGGTTGTCGGCCAGCAGGCTGGCGTCAAACACCAGCAGGATGCCGTTCTTGCGGCACACCCGGCTGACCTCGCGCAGGTTGGCCAGCGAATGGGGCTGGCCGCCGATCAGGTTGGTGCCGGTCTCGATACGGACATAGGCGATCTTGGCCGCGCCATGGGTGCTGATCAGAGTCTGCAGCTTGCCCACGTCCATGTCGCCCTTGAAGGGACACTGGCTGGTGACCTGCAGGCCCTCGTCGATGATGATCTCCTCGACGCTGCCGCCGTTGAGCACGATATGGGCCTTGCTGGTGGTGAAATGATAGTTCATGGGCACGATGCTGCCCGGCGTCACGAACACCCGCGAGATGATGTTCTCGGCGGCGCGGCCCTGATGGACCGGCAGGAAGTATTCCATCTGGAAGATGTCGCGGATCTTGTTTTCCAGCTTGGTGAAGGTCTCGGACCCGGCGTAGCTGTCATCGGCCTCCATCATGGCCGCCTGCTGCTTGTCGCTCATGGCGTTGACGCCGCTGTCGGTCAGCATGTCGAGGAAGATATCGCGATTCTTCAGGAGGAAGGTGTTGTTGCCCGCCTCGCGGATGGCTTCCAGGCGACGCTCGATGGGCGCGAGGCTCAGTTTCTGGACGATGCGGACCTTGTGCATTTCAAGGGGAACGGCCTCCCCGGAATGAAACTTGACCTTGGCCATCAGATGCCCTCCTGCGTTTTATTGTAATTTCAATGCGTGAAAATCACCCCAGGATGCTATCTCGCCAGCCTATCCGTGTAAATTACATCACCATATCTATGGAATGTTGCCGCAAGCCAGGGCCAGGACTCTTTTCACGACAGGCCGCCGCTTCCGGCCCCGATGTCCGGGTCCTTGATCGGTGGCTGGTGCCAAGACGCCACCCGCTCCGTTGCCCCTCCGCCCCTTGTGTGTCATCTTCGGCCGGTTCGGGAGAAGCACCGTGCGGCATCGCCCTCGTGGGGAAAACATCATCCGGTTCGACAGTGTCGGCCTGCGCTACGGGCTTGGACCCGAAGTCTTGCAGGACGTCACCTTCAAACTGCCGGCCGGATCCTTTCACTTCCTGACCGGGCCTTCGGGCGCCGGCAAGTCGTCGTTGCTGCGCCTGATGTATCTGGGCCTGCGCCCGACGCGCGGCCGGGTGGTGCTGTTCGACCGCGACATCGCGGCGACCAAGCGCTACGAGCTGCCGGCGCTGCGCCGCCGCATCGGGGTGGTGTTCCAGGATTTCCGCCTGCTCGACCACATGACGGCCTTGGACAACGTGGCGCTGCCGCTTCGGGTGAGGGGCGTCAAGGAATCCGAGATCCGGCGCCACGTGCCGGAACTGTTGTCCTGGGTGGGGCTGGCCGACCATCTGGGGGCCAAGCCCTCGACGCTGTCGGGCGGGCAGAAGCAGCGCGTCGCCATCGCCCGCGCGGTGATCGGCCGGCCCGATCTGCTGCTGGCCGACGAACCCACCGGCAACGTGGACGACCACATCGCCATGCGGCTGATGTATCTGTTCGAGGAGCTGAACAAGCTGGGCACCACCATCGTGGTGGCCACCCACAACGAGCTGCTGGTGCAGCGCTTCGCCCATCTGCCCCGTCTGCACATCGAGCACGGCATGGTCACCACCCTGCATCAGGAGCCGGCGGCAGACGATCTGGAGGCGGAGTGATGCTGTTTCGGCGCCGCCATTCCGACCTGCCGCTGGCCGGCGACGCCACCTCGCGCTTCCTGCCCTGGCTGGTGGCGCTGATGGTGTTCCTGTCGTCCATGGCGGTGGCGGGCGCCTTCGTCATCGGCGCGGTGATCGAGCGCTGGGACC harbors:
- the dnaJ gene encoding molecular chaperone DnaJ, with translation MSKQDYYELLGVEKGASGDDIKKAYRKLAMQFHPDRNPGNADAEQKFKEINEAYDVLKDEQKRAAYDRFGHAAFEQGGGGPGGFGGGGFGGFGGGGFSDIFDEMFGEFMGGGRRGQASGRGADLRYNMDISLEDAFAGKSATIKVPSSAPCEDCKGTGGKDGAQPVTCSGCNGHGKVRQQQGFFTIERTCPTCQGMGKIIKDPCRSCGGSGRTRKEKTLSVNIPAGVEDGTRIRLAGEGEAGMRGAPSGDLYIFLSIAAHRIFQRDGANIFCRVPIPMTTAALGGTIEVPAIDGSKAKVTIPEGTQSGNQFRLKNKGMSVLRSPARGDMFIQAVVETPVNLTKRQKELLAEFNEAGEGEKAKNSPESQGFFAKVKELWEDLKEG
- a CDS encoding tryptophanase, translating into MAKVKFHSGEAVPLEMHKVRIVQKLSLAPIERRLEAIREAGNNTFLLKNRDIFLDMLTDSGVNAMSDKQQAAMMEADDSYAGSETFTKLENKIRDIFQMEYFLPVHQGRAAENIISRVFVTPGSIVPMNYHFTTSKAHIVLNGGSVEEIIIDEGLQVTSQCPFKGDMDVGKLQTLISTHGAAKIAYVRIETGTNLIGGQPHSLANLREVSRVCRKNGILLVFDASLLADNLHFIKDREAECRGMSVRDITKAIAGLTDIIYFSARKLGCARGGGICTNSRDAFMKMRELVTLYEGFLTYGGMSIREIEALTVGLEETMDEDMISQGPQFIEYMVNDLARQGVPVITPAGGLGCHLDAMAFLPHVPQTEYPAGALASALYLVSGVRGMERGSISEQRNEDGSEVYSNMELLRLAVPRRVFTLSQLKYAVDRIVWLYQNRDLIGGLKFVEEPSMLRFFFGKLEATSGWQAKLVAKFRKDFGDSL
- the ftsE gene encoding cell division ATP-binding protein FtsE, producing the protein MRHRPRGENIIRFDSVGLRYGLGPEVLQDVTFKLPAGSFHFLTGPSGAGKSSLLRLMYLGLRPTRGRVVLFDRDIAATKRYELPALRRRIGVVFQDFRLLDHMTALDNVALPLRVRGVKESEIRRHVPELLSWVGLADHLGAKPSTLSGGQKQRVAIARAVIGRPDLLLADEPTGNVDDHIAMRLMYLFEELNKLGTTIVVATHNELLVQRFAHLPRLHIEHGMVTTLHQEPAADDLEAE